The genomic stretch CTTGGAACAGAAGATGTTGCTTGTGTAATTGATGCAAAACATTTGTGTGTAAACTCACGAGGAATCAGAGATATAGAAAGCAGCACAGTAACTGCTGAATTTGGTGGAAAATTTAAAAATGAGAAAACGCGCTTAGAATTCCTAGATTATATTAAATTAGATACCAAATTTTAATCAACCAAATTTTTCATCAATAACCATGAAATTATATCAAGAACAAGAACTAAAAATATACAATTCCCTCACAAACCAAAAAGAAGTTTTTAAACCTATTAATGAAGGTCATGTCGGAATGTATGTGTGCGGCCCCACAGTTTACAGCAATGTTCACTTAGGAAACGTACGTACGTTTATGTCTTTTGATATGATTTTTAGATATCTAACACATTTAGGCTATAAAGTACGCTATGTACGAAATATTACAGATGTTGGACATTTAGAGAATGATGCAGACGAAGGCGAAGACAGAATTGCTAAAAAAGCACGTTTGGAAGAACTGGAACCTATGGAAATTGTGCAACGCTATACCGTTGACTTTCATGAAATTCTACAAAAATTTAATTTCCACCCGCCAAGTATTGAACCAACTGCAACAGGACACATTATTCAGCAAATCGAAATTGTAAAAACGATTCTTGAAAAAGGATATGCTTACGAAGTAAATGGTTCTGTCTATTTTGACGTATTAAAGTTTAATGAAACTCACGAATACGGTAAACTTAGCAATCGAAAAGTAGAAGACTTAGTTCACAATACAAGAGCTTTAGATGGTCAGAGTGATAAAAAAAATCCACAAGATTTTGCACTCTGGAAAAAAGCAGAAGAAAAACACATCATGCATTGGCCTTCTCCTTGGAGTGAAGGTTTTCCGGGTTGGCACTTGGAATGTACTGCAATGAGTACAAAATATTTAGGCGATAAATTTGATATTCACGGTGGCGGAATGGACTTGAAATTTCCACATCACGAATGTGAAATTGCTCAAAATGAAGCTTCAAAAGGAACTTCGCCTGTAAATTACTGGATGCACGCAAATATGTTGACGCTGAATGGTAAGAAAATGGCGAAATCTACTGGAAATAATATTCTTCCTGGAGAAATTTTCTCTGGAAAGAATAAGAACTTAACCAAAGGATTTGCCGCAAGTGTGGCTCGTTTTTTTATGATGCAAGCCAATTATAGAAGTATTCTTGATTTTAGTAATGATGCTTTATTGGCTTCCGAAAAAGGATTCAACAAGTTAATGGAAGCTATAAAAACGCTATACGGTTTGAAACCTGTTGGCGACAAAACTACTTTTAATTTATCAGTTTGGAAACGTGGTTGCTATGACGCATTAAATGACGATTTTAATACACCGATTTTAATTGCCGATTTGTTTGAAGCAGTACGGTTTATCAATCTGTTGAAAGATGGAAAAGAAACTATTTTAGCAGAAGATTTAGCTTCTCTAAAAGAAAGCATGCATGCGTTTGTGTTTGATATCTTAGGATTAGAGCAACAAAGCGGTTCCGATGATGATGGCGATGCACTTTCTGGCGTTGTAGAATTGTTAATCAATTTGCGAAACGAAGCACGCGCTAACAAAGATTTTGCTACTTCAGACAAAATTCGTGATGAACTATTAGCATTAGGAATTCAACTGAAAGATGGAAAAGATGGCACTTCTTTTTCAGTTGAATAACAACTAATTTAAACACAAAAATACATGAGTGACATTGGTATTGTTGCACTAATTGTTGGTGGAATTATCGTTTTGATAAATATTGTCATTCAATTTTCCAATCTGGTAGGAATTATACAATACGCCTTTGCTACAAATTCATTATCCAATTATTGGAAGTATTTTTTCAAAGGAAATTTTAGTGCTCGCGCGTTGATTTCTTCGTTAATCGGATTGGTAATTGCAATTTTTATTTTCTTCCTCATTGCGCCTTTTGTTTTATACAGAAAGTACATCCTGAAAAGAAACGCATAACACCTCAAACTAAATTATTATTAAAAAGATCCTTATATATCCTTTTCTATTAATCATCCGTTTTTACCAAGCGGCAATTTCTCCGTTTACACCTTCGGTATGTCGGTATACGCCAACATGTTCACATTACACCGCAGAAGCATTACAGAAACACGGGTTATTTCGCGGTGGAAAATTAGCCATAAAACGTATTTTTAGTTGCAATCCTTTCGGCGGAAGCGGATACGATCCTGTGCCAGACAAGCTTCATAAAAAGAAGAATTAAATTTCCAATCAGACACCAAATTCAAAGAATTGATCAAGGGTTATATACTAAATTTGGAATCTCGTTATGCAACGAGATTAGTCCAATCAACAACTTTGAATACGTCTTAGATACTGAATCAAGTTCAGCACAAGCTTTTCAAAATTGAGTTTCACTAAAATAACATTCCTTTACGATTTGCTTTCGTTGATTTTCGTTTCGTTTCCCTATATTTACACCTTATAAACAACTCCATATGCACTTTTTAAGTATCCCTTGGAATCCTAGTGAAGTTTTATTTAGCTTGGGTCCAATTCAAATTAGATATTACAGCTTAATGTTCATCATTGCATTCAGTTTAGGATATTACATCTTGAAAAAAATGTATGAACATGCTAATGTTAAGTTAGAATATTTGGATTCATTGTTCATGTATTCCGTAATTGCAACCTTACTTGGCGCACGTTTAGGCGCTGTTATCTTTTATGATTGGCATTATTACCAAGATCATTTAATAGAAATTTTACTCCCAATAAAAGAAGATCCGAATGCAGCTTTATTTGGGTTTATTAATGGCTATAAATTTACAGGATTTGCAGGTTTGGCAAGTCATGGAGGAGCCATCGGAGTTATTTTCGCCATGTATTTACACAGACGAAAACATCAATATAAAAGCTTATTATGGATTTTAGATAGAATTGTAGTTCCTGTAGCCATTGGCGGCGCTTTTGTACGCTTAGGAAACTTCTTTAATTCTGAAATTGTCGGAACGTATACAAACTCTGATTTTGGTGTAATTTTTAAAGCGAATGGAGATACATTACCTCGTCATCCTGCACAATTATATGAAGCAATTTGCTACGTGATTCTGTTTGTTATTTTATGGTTTTTATATTGGAAAACCGATAAGAAAGAAAAACCAGGCTATCTTTTTGGATTGTTTTTAGTGCTGTTATGGACAATACGTTTCTTTGTAGAGTTTGTGAAGAAAGCGCAAGTTGATACACGTGAAGACTGGTTGTTAAGTACAGGACAATGGTTGAGTATTCCATTTGTAATTGTTGGACTTTACTTTATGCTTAGAAAAACGAACAATACAACTCCAGAAACTGCCAAGTCATGAGAAAATTTTTGATCCTTCTTTGTTTCACAATTGCGTTTGTTTCTTGTGATTCAAATCAAAATAAAAAAATAAAAACGGTTGAAATTACGTTTCAAAAAGAAGGTCGATTGACACTTTCTAAAGCTAGTGGAAAAGATATTATTACACTTGACGTTGAACTTGCAGAAACCGATTATGAACGCGAAACAGGCTTAATGCATCGTGCTTCGATGAAAGATACGCAAGGAATGCTTTTTATATTTCCGACCGAGTTTCCTAGAAGTTTTTTTATGAAGAATACGCTGATTCCTTTAGATATTATTTATTTAGATGCGAAGATGAAGATTGTAAGTTTTCAAGAGAATGCAATACCTTTAGACGAAACCGGATTGCCTTCTGAAATTCCTGCCATGTACGTATTAGAAGTGAATGCAGGTTTGGCTGAGAAATGGTTGCTAGAAATTGGTGATGGCATTACACTTTTAAAAAATTAAACTATACTTCTGAAAGTACTTAATATATTTTTTGGCATTGCGTTAGCACTTGGTATTCCGTTTTTTGGCATGCTGATTACTTCAACATTCAATCATGTTCTGCCAGTAGTAGTTTCTTTAATCGCTGTTCCTATTATTGCCATTTATCTTACCCGAATTCCTAAGTATAAAATTATTGGAACTGGCATGCTCATTGGGCTAATTCCGTTGAGTATTCTCGTAGTTACAATTATTACATTGAGTAGACTTCATTAATAAAAAAATACAAGTTCATTTCTTTTTAACATGAGTTCGACATAAGTTTACTCAAATAAAATTCTGAACACATTTTCGCAATAAGTAATAAGTATGTCATTTTCATATCATTATTTTCGTTTTCTTTGCTCGCACAAAGAATACTGAATCAAGTTCAGCACAGGCTTCAACAAAAGAAAGTGCGCTTTTCCAGAGGTATTTTTAGTTTTTCTTTTAGGGAAAAACTAAAACCGCATGAATTTTTCTAAATTTTCTCCAAGGATTCGAAAATTCTTAACGAAAAACCCCTGCTATACTGCGGAAAAGACAAAAAAACACCCTGAAATTTTAGATCGAACTCAGGTTTTTAGTATATTTAGAAAACTTAAATTCACAATTATATGAGCATTTTCCATTATTTATCTTCGGCAGTATTAAAGAAAATAAAAAAGAATCCAGTTTCTGATTCTTCAAAAATACTCGGAGGCGCAACAAATTCTGAAGCTGAACAAAATCATGTAGATTCATATTACCACTCATAATTTTTGTTCTTATCCGTTTGTATACTCACTAAAAACGAAGCGTCTAATATAAAATCTTGTCTAGATTCTGTAAAAGAAATCGCAGACGAAATTATTATATTGGACTCTTTTTCTACGGATGATACAATAGCTATTGCTGAAAATTACACTTCAAAAATTTATTTTAAAGAATGGATTGATGATTTCTCTTTTTCAAGAAATTTCGCAATATCGAAAGCTAATGGCGATTGGATCTTAATTATTGATGCTGATGAAAGGTTTGTATTTGAAACTAATTTCATAGCTAGATTAAAAGCTACAAAAACCAACGCTTTTTCTATTATTAGAAAAGAGATGTACAGACAGCAACATGACTTGAAACAAGTAAAATATCCTGTTACCATCATCCGATTGTTTAAACGAGAAACGAATGCTACGTTTGAATATCCAATTCATGAAAGATTAGACGATTTTTTTACGAAAGAAGGAATCCAAGTTGCATTAAATCAAGATTGTTATTTAGAACATCACATTAGTTTAGACATTGAACATGTTCACTCAAAACAAGAGAACTATTTAGCATTGATAGCTAATTATCTACAGAAAAATCCAACTGATGATTGGTTAACGTATCAAAAAATTAAAACTTTAAAGTACTTCAAGAAAAACGAACAGGTTTTTGATCTGATTAAAACGTTTAAAACCAAAAATCTAAAAATTAGAACTGCCACAACCATTATATTAAGTCAACTATATATGGAAAGTGGAAAATTAGACGATGCAATCAGCACATTAAGAAGTTTGCCAAAACCTAATAATAGTACGATAGTACATATGCTATTGGGAGATTGTTACTTTAAAAAAAAAAGCCTCTTCACGCTTTAAAATATTATCTCAGATTAAAAACTTCAAGCAAATCTATTGACTTTGAGCAAGCAATGTATATCCTTAGCTACTGCGAAAAAGAGGACAAAGTATACAAAATTGCAAGTGTTTTATACACTCTGAAATCATACTTTTTATGTATTCTTTATTTAGATGTAAACAAAAAATACTTACAAGCAGATTCACTACTATTATATGCTTTGATTTTCTTAAAAAAGGATGATAAAAAGCAAGCTTTGAAGTTTATAAGAAAAGCTAGAGAAAAGGATCAATATTGGAAAAAATTGATTGAATTAGAGAATCTATATACATAAATAGTTTCTGAAAGTATTCAACATCCAAAATTAAAAAGGATAGCCAATTGCAAAATTAAAAATTCCGTTACTAGCATCAAATGTATATTTTGTAGTTTCATTTTGTACAGGCGCATGCACTGGCGCTGCCCAATCTAACCTCACAACAAAACCTTGAATATCTACACGCACACCTAAACCAGCACCAATGGCAAGTTCATTTATAAAGTTTGACGTAAACTTTCCGCCTGGCAATTCTGAATTTTCATTGCGCAACCATACATTACCTGCATCTACAAAAAGTGCGCCTTTGAAATACGCATATAACGGAAAACGATACTCTACATTTGCTTCTAATTTTATATCTCCAGAACGATCAAAGTAAGAATTCGTGTCTGTACTTTCTGGCGCATACGTTCCTGGACCAATAGATCGTGTTCTAAACGCACGAATACTGTATGGACCGCCTGAGAAAAATTGTCTAGAAAATGGCAGCACTTCCGAATTCCCATAGGCATATCCAAAACCTCCAGATAGTCTGGTGACTAAAGTTTGCTCATTCCCTAAGTTAAAGTAAAAACGTGCGTCTGCATCAATTTTTGCATATTGCGCAAACTCTACACCTAAGATGGTTTTTTTGCCTGAATCATTTTTTGAACTGAATAAACTTAAAGAGTTTCCAGCGATATCTATGTTTGAACTAAAGTAAAAAGGATTTTTTTTGTTTACATTACTTAATTCATTATACGTGAAATTATATGTTAATCCAGAAATTAATTGTTGTTCAAAACTGTTTTTTAGAAAAGGGTTATCATTTAAAATAGTTTCAAACTCGGGCGTAGTATTTGTCAATTTTATAAAATTCGTACTAATTGGGTTTATGGTATGATATGTAGAAGCGTTTGCATTCCATTGGTATCCAAAACTCGTATTGAAACTACTTAAACTGTATAGTTTGCTTCGGTTCAAATATTCAATGCCTGCACTAATTCTGGTTTTAGGAATATTATATTTAAACTGACCAGACACATCCATTGGGAATAGTAATCTAGGAAAAACAAGATCTGCCGTTAAACCTAGTTGTGTACTGCTCAAACCTGTATTGTTTGCTTTCCCACCTAATTGCGCTTCATACCCAAATTTCCCTGTTATTTTTAATACTTCTCCACCTTTAAAAAGATTTCTATCGGTATAACTCAATGCTAATGCTGGTCCACTAAAGCCATTAGATTTGGCATTTGCTTGCAATTCTGCACTTAATGCGCGTTTATTTAAAGGTGATAAATACACACTGGTGTTTAAATAGCCAATGGTATCATTTTCTGAAATAGGTTTTTCTTCGAACTGAACATTTACAAACTTGTACGTGCCAATGGAAGATAATCGCCTGCTGGTGGCTTTAAATTTCTTTGGGTCATAGAACTGTCCTTTTTCAAAGAGCACAAATGGACGCAATCGTTCTGGTTTAAAAAACAGCGTATCTTGTATAAAATTTACACCTGCAATAGTTGTCGTATCTGCTTGTTGGTAATTGTTAGTTACAGTTGTATTTGGATATACATTTATGGTATTTAATTTGTACGCTACCAATGCTTTTTTGGGAACATTCTTTTTTAAGCGCAGATATAAATCAAAACGTTTGTTTTTGTATTGATTCGTATCAATTTCAAAAATTAAAAAGTCGGCATTAAAGTTATAATACCCTTGTGATTTAAGATTGAAATCTATTCGTTCACGTTCAATTTTAAACTTTGCCAGATTAAAACGTTCTCCTTTTTTAATGAAAGATTCGGGTAAGGTTTTTTGTATTTCCTTGTGAATAGAAAGCGTATCAGTTTCTAATTGATACGTTTCCATGACATAAGGTTGCTTGAGTTCTATAGTATAAATAACTTCACTTTTTTTGCTTCCCTTTTTAATTTCAGAAGTTACTTTACTGTAGAAGAAACCTAAGTTTTCTAGTCTATTGAGAATAAAATTCTCCGTTTTTTTTATGTCTACATCAGATTGATATACAGGATCTTCTCCTAGTTTTTTATTTATGAATCGGTAGATGAATCCTGGGTTACCGTTTTCCACTTTATAGTGTGCTAATAAACCTAACTTTGAGGTATTTGGTTGCGGTCTCAATATAGCTTGAAGCTCCTCTTCTATGATTTTTTGATCTTTTATTTTTTCTTCGGAATCAATTTTGAAAGTCGCACCTTTGTATAACGTTTCATTTTCTGGTATAAAACGTTTTACACTACAAGAATATAGTATAACTGCAAAAAATAACAGTATAAAATAGTTTAGTTTCATTGTTTCGATGTGTCTTTTTTAGTCTTTTCTGCTTCTTTTGTTTTTGCAACTTCTTCTTTGACTTTTTTCGCAAAAAGCTCTTCAAATTTATTGAATTCTTGATTGAATATTAAAGAAATTCCTGTGAGTATAATTTGTCCATCAATAACATTTTCAAAATCATTTTTACGATACGCTTTCAATCGCCATCTTCCATTATCATCAAAAAGATATTGAATGTTTACAGTTCCAACCAAAGGCGTAGTTTGTCCTGCATTTTGCGAATTTTCTTGAATATCAACGCCACTTCCAACTTCTACAATCAGTTTATCATTGAGCAATCGTTTTCTAGCATTTACATCTAATTGTGTTTTATTAGATGGTGCATTTCCTTGGTAATCTGTATAACTATTTAAACCAAAATCCAGTTCAATTCCTGAATTTCCTAGTAATTTATTTGAAAAATTATTCAGTTGGTTGGAGAGTACATTATTTGCATTGTCTCTCGCAATTGACAATGAGCCACCAGAACTTCCATCGTTTGTAGCAGAAGGAAAAAATTGATTTAATACTAATAACGAAAATACTTGTTTGTTAAGTTCGTCTTCTTGTGTATTGAGTTGTTGAACTTGCGCATAAACTGCGCCACCAAGTTCTCCTTGATTATCTTTTGGAATATCAAGATTAAAGGAAATTTCAGGTTTTAGCAATTGCCCTTTTAAATTAAGATACACTAGAAACGGAAGTTTTTGGCGATATTTACTCGTAATATTAGCACTTTCGCTTGTAAGTTTGGTTGCCATTAGGCCAGATGCAGCAGCTTCTATTTTATAAATAGCTCTAATATCCATGTCAGCTTCTAACGGATTTCCACGCCAAATAATACTACTACCTTGCGCAATATCAAAATGTCTTTTTACTAAATTATAGAGACTTACTTCGTAATGTCCACTATCTACTTCGTATTTTCCAGAGAGTGACATATCGCCATTTTCAGAAATACCAAACTTAAAGTTTCCAGTTCCAGATACTTTTAAATTATCGCCAGAACGCTCATCCACAATAATATTAAAAACAGCTTTTTTTGAAACGGTCAATTGTGCATCTATATCATATCCTCTTAATACTGCCGTTGATGACACATCATCTTTTTGATTTGTTAGAATATCATCTGGATTTTTTTTATTTACAAAAATGACAATGCCTTCTTTCTCAACAAGATTCACTTCATCTTCAGGAATGACATACGTAAAATCTGAAGTTTTATTTACCATTAAACTACCACGTACTTTAGGAAGTTTCAATGTGCCATTTATAGAAACATCTGCATCGAGATTGACTTTTCCGTAGAACAAATCATTAGCTTCTTTTGTGGAGTTTAGTACTTCAATATTTTTAGCTTTTAGCGTTAATGCAAATGATGAATTTGATAGGTTTTTTGTAGAAATTTTTCCATCTAAAACAAAAGGATTTTGATTGATGTCCAACATCGTAAATTTATCAAAATAAATACCTGCTTCATCTAGTTTTATAGATTCTTTTGGAAGTGTAAAAGATGCATTAAACGCATTAATTGTTAAACCAGCGTCATTAAATTTTAAAGCACCTAAAAGTTTTGGTTCATTTGTGGAGCCAGTTAGTTTGACGTTCCCTGAAAGATTCCCAGATGTTTTTGACAAATACTTTCCTGCAAATTGGTCTAATGCTTTTAGTTCGAAATTTTTTAAATCGATATCAAAATTAAGTATTGCATCATCTTCATTCGCTATATAATCACCAATAATGGCTACGTTTAAATTGTCTCCTAAGATTGCTAAATTAAGATCGTATTTAGAAGCATCTACTGATTTCGCATCAAGGTTCAACCTACCGAGTGGCACTTCCACAACTTCCAAATTAGTTATATTGGCATTGGCTGTTATTCCAGTATCTCCAAAAGGATATTCTACTACAATTTCTCCATTTAGTTTCCCTGAAGCTAGTATTTTTTCTTGATTAAATAAACTGGTAATGGTACTTAATTCAAAATTTTTAAAATTAAAACCTACATGTTCAATGGTTTTTCCAGGCAACGTATTGCTAACGGTAATTTGTTGCTCGTTTTGGCTCAACTTAAAATCTTTGAATCCTAAATAATTTGTAGTATACGTAATCTTATTATCTGAAAGAATAGACCAGTTTTGTTTGTTAAGAATGAACCCTTTTGGATTGATATGAAAGCTTATACTATCTTTTTGTTTGGTAATTTCAGAAGCAATTTGAATCAAGGTTTCGTCAGCGTCTTTCGCAATAAAATCCGTGTATACTATTTGATCTTTCACGTTTCCTTTTAGACTTATTTTTTGAATTGCCAGCGCTCCAGTTTTTAACGAACCAAGTTTGAAATCGAAATCTAACGTTTCCTTTTCTGCATTTAGTGAAAAATTAAGACTATCAATAATATTTCCGTTATAGGTTATTTTTGACGCAGTTGCATTCGCGATAAGCGAGTTGTTTTCAGCATTAAAATCTACAGTAATCGCTATCGGATTTAAAGATTCTAATTTGGGTAAGAATAAGTCTTTAAGAATAGGAGCTTGTTTTACCGTAGCATTAAATTTCATAGTAATATTTGATGCAACATCAGTTTCGGTAGTTGTAACATCATCCTTAAAATACGTATTAAATTGCTTTTGTAGTTCCGCAATAAGATTTACCACATCGGTGTTTGAAACCAACGAAGCATTTACAGGATTACTTTCAATCTCAAAAGCAGTCGTTTTGTCTGTAAGTTTTGCATAAACAATAATATCGCCCAATAAATAAGGTCTATTGTTCCGAACAGAAATTGCATCTTTGATAATTCCGCTAAATGCTAGGTTACTTGTTGAATTACCTACAATATCTGCTTCCAGCTTAAATTTTGCACGTACATCTTCTTCGGCAAGTCCAAGTGTTTGAAAGTTGACACCTTTTAAATTTAAAATCGTTTGAATTTTGGAAGCAACCGTATCTAACTGAATCAAGTTTACCATTTCAAAATCTAAATTTTCATCTTTGAAGTTTAGGTTCAGATTTCCATTACCATTCGTAATTTTTCCATCTAGTTGCAGTTTTGAAAAATCGTAGTTATTATAGGATAGTTTTTTAAAATCGGTCTTCAATGTTGCATCTAACGTATTGAGACTGTTTCCTTCGCCATTTATTGTAGTTGTAAATGAATAGACGCCTAGTTTTTCATTTTTAAGAATTTTGCCAAGTGCTAAATTATCAACAGCAACACTTCCATTAAAAGCAATGGCTTTCTTGTTTTTAAAATTCCCTTTTATAACAACAGTTCCATCGGAAGTTTTAAGTGTCGCATTCGTTTTAAAATTGGTTAAATTTCCATTAACACTACCTTTTAACTGAAATGTTTCGGGAACTTCAATAGTCAGTATTTCAGGATCAATAAATGTAAAGGCGTCTTTTTTGTTTGATGTGATATTGAAGTTCTTAAAGTCTAGATGTAATGTATTAATATCTAGTGTATTTTTAACGCTTCCTTGGATATTCATCTTTGTATTCGTTCCCCAATTTAATGTCGTTTTAGGTATATTTAGGTTGCTTAAAGTACCATTTAGCTTTAGCGAACCTATTATTTGCTTCTTTGAAAGTTTCGTTATATAGTTATTATTTTTTAGTTCAGGTAGGAAGAAAAAAGCATCTTTTGGGTTTACACTCAAACTCGGAATCGTTGCAGATAATCGACTTAAATCTGGATCTTTAATAAAAGTATTTATTGAGTTATAATTGACAGAAACATTACCAGAAATACTATTATTATTTGTGCGAACAGAAAGATTTTTTAAGATTGTTGACGTGTTATTTAATGCTAACTGCGCACCAAAATTTTTCAATTGAAATCCACTTCGATCTGTAAACGAAATATTTTCTAAAGATGCGCTTGCGTTTCCTGGTTTGTATTCAAATGAATTGGCTTTGAAGTTGAAATCTTCCAATTGAATATTTTCTGCGTTAAAGACGTTTCTAACGGAAGTTGTATTTCCAGTTTTTGCTGTAATTTCAGTATTCAATAGTTCAATATCGTTAGCCATTATTGTCCAATTTGGCCATTCAAAATTTGCAGGTTTTACAACAGTTGTTCCAACAATAGGATTTGATTGTTCAAATGTGATAATTGAATTTTTTAGATTGAAATTAGTTAGGTTGACCGTTTGTGTTTCCAAATCGAATACAGGTATTTTCGAGATTAATTCATCTATCGAAAGATTCATATCTAGGTATTCAGGAACCGAATTATAGGAGATTTGCGTATTTTTTACATCAAGATTTTGGATAGCTATAAATGGCAACTTGATTACTTCTGCAGTAGGATCGACAGGAAATGGTTTCGTTTGTCGGTATTTTATAACGCCATCTTTCAACTGAACACTATTGATGTCAAAATGCATTTGTTCCAAATCGATCGAATTAGTTTCAAGTTTTGCAGTATTTAATTTTACCGCACTTTCAATTCCTAAAATGGCATCAGTATACGTTAGTTCGATGTTTTTGAAATTTAGCTTTCCTAGTGTAATTTTTAATGCTTCTCCAGATGTTTGAGCAATAGAATCTTTCGTGGTGAACGTATCAATTAGAAAATCATAATTAAATTTTGAAATACTATCTTTTCTGTAAATATTCGCTTTTAATCCGTCCGATTCCAACGATTTTAAATTAAATCCATTGCCTTTTATAAGTGGCATTAAAGCGATGGAAGCTTCTAAGCTTTTAGAATATACGAGCGTATCTCCTTTTTTATCTTCTAAATAGAGATCTTCAATTATTAAGTTACCAGAAAAAGTAAGATAGAGTTTTTTAATTTCTACTTTCGTATTGGTTTTGTTTGATATGTAATTAGTTACTTTAGTTACAATAATGCTTTGTCCCCAAGGACTTCTTATGAATAGTATAAGCGCAATAAAAAGGATAAAAAGAGTTAGAATTGTTCTTTTTACGATTTTCCAAAACAACGCTTTTTTTGTTTTTTTTTGCTGCTCCATTAATATGTTATAAAATAAATAGCATTCGTTTTTTGGTTCGATTTAATTTCATCAAAAACAACTATCTTAAAACTTAATCAGTCCACTATTACAAGTAAAGATAATTCTCTGCAAAAATAACACAAAACATTCTTAAACTTTGGAATCATATGTATCAACATTTCTTTCTAGACTAAAATAAATTCTACGGTTTTACCTTATCAACCTTTAGAGTTTGATTTTTAACTTTAGTACTAACTTAAAATTTACAATAGTATGAAAACTAAAAACTTAAACAATTTATCATTAAACAAAAAATCAATTGCAACCTTTACACTAACTGGCGGAAGAGCGCAACCAATAACAAATGTGACAAATATTACTTGTGTTGGAATTTGCGAAAATTCTAAAATTATATGCGATCAAGAATGATCAATACATAGATTTTATTTTTATTTATGAAATGAAAAAGCGTCACTCAAATAAATGAGTGACGCTTTTTGTATATAATTGAATTTATATAATACCGAGATTATTAATCTTCAACTTCTACTAATCCTTTGTTGATGTCACCTTTTTTGATAGTATCAAACATTACTGGTGTTGCAATGAACATAGATGAATATGTACCTACAATTACACCTACGATTAATGCAAACATGAATCCTCTAATAGATTCTCCACCGAAAATAAAGATTGCTAATAAT from Kordia antarctica encodes the following:
- a CDS encoding translocation/assembly module TamB domain-containing protein, with protein sequence MEQQKKTKKALFWKIVKRTILTLFILFIALILFIRSPWGQSIIVTKVTNYISNKTNTKVEIKKLYLTFSGNLIIEDLYLEDKKGDTLVYSKSLEASIALMPLIKGNGFNLKSLESDGLKANIYRKDSISKFNYDFLIDTFTTKDSIAQTSGEALKITLGKLNFKNIELTYTDAILGIESAVKLNTAKLETNSIDLEQMHFDINSVQLKDGVIKYRQTKPFPVDPTAEVIKLPFIAIQNLDVKNTQISYNSVPEYLDMNLSIDELISKIPVFDLETQTVNLTNFNLKNSIITFEQSNPIVGTTVVKPANFEWPNWTIMANDIELLNTEITAKTGNTTSVRNVFNAENIQLEDFNFKANSFEYKPGNASASLENISFTDRSGFQLKNFGAQLALNNTSTILKNLSVRTNNNSISGNVSVNYNSINTFIKDPDLSRLSATIPSLSVNPKDAFFFLPELKNNNYITKLSKKQIIGSLKLNGTLSNLNIPKTTLNWGTNTKMNIQGSVKNTLDINTLHLDFKNFNITSNKKDAFTFIDPEILTIEVPETFQLKGSVNGNLTNFKTNATLKTSDGTVVIKGNFKNKKAIAFNGSVAVDNLALGKILKNEKLGVYSFTTTINGEGNSLNTLDATLKTDFKKLSYNNYDFSKLQLDGKITNGNGNLNLNFKDENLDFEMVNLIQLDTVASKIQTILNLKGVNFQTLGLAEEDVRAKFKLEADIVGNSTSNLAFSGIIKDAISVRNNRPYLLGDIIVYAKLTDKTTAFEIESNPVNASLVSNTDVVNLIAELQKQFNTYFKDDVTTTETDVASNITMKFNATVKQAPILKDLFLPKLESLNPIAITVDFNAENNSLIANATASKITYNGNIIDSLNFSLNAEKETLDFDFKLGSLKTGALAIQKISLKGNVKDQIVYTDFIAKDADETLIQIASEITKQKDSISFHINPKGFILNKQNWSILSDNKITYTTNYLGFKDFKLSQNEQQITVSNTLPGKTIEHVGFNFKNFELSTITSLFNQEKILASGKLNGEIVVEYPFGDTGITANANITNLEVVEVPLGRLNLDAKSVDASKYDLNLAILGDNLNVAIIGDYIANEDDAILNFDIDLKNFELKALDQFAGKYLSKTSGNLSGNVKLTGSTNEPKLLGALKFNDAGLTINAFNASFTLPKESIKLDEAGIYFDKFTMLDINQNPFVLDGKISTKNLSNSSFALTLKAKNIEVLNSTKEANDLFYGKVNLDADVSINGTLKLPKVRGSLMVNKTSDFTYVIPEDEVNLVEKEGIVIFVNKKNPDDILTNQKDDVSSTAVLRGYDIDAQLTVSKKAVFNIIVDERSGDNLKVSGTGNFKFGISENGDMSLSGKYEVDSGHYEVSLYNLVKRHFDIAQGSSIIWRGNPLEADMDIRAIYKIEAAASGLMATKLTSESANITSKYRQKLPFLVYLNLKGQLLKPEISFNLDIPKDNQGELGGAVYAQVQQLNTQEDELNKQVFSLLVLNQFFPSATNDGSSGGSLSIARDNANNVLSNQLNNFSNKLLGNSGIELDFGLNSYTDYQGNAPSNKTQLDVNARKRLLNDKLIVEVGSGVDIQENSQNAGQTTPLVGTVNIQYLFDDNGRWRLKAYRKNDFENVIDGQIILTGISLIFNQEFNKFEELFAKKVKEEVAKTKEAEKTKKDTSKQ